The Collinsella aerofaciens genomic interval CGAGATTATGCGCTTGATCGGCAAATTCTCTCAGGTGCTCGGCGACGAGTGCGAGACATTTAAACAGCAGGTGGCAGCCGCAAGCCAGATGCAAGATCGACGTGAGGGGGAGTCGTGCGACTGTTAATGAGGTTTCTAAAGCCATATCGAGGGCTTGTCGCAGTGACACTGCTGGTGCTGCTGGTGGATAACGTCGGTACGCTGTTGGTTCCCACGATGCTGGCGAACATGGTCAACACCGGTATTACCACGGGCGATGTCGACTACATTTTACGCAACGGCCTATACATGTTTATCGCGACCAGCATGGCTAGCGGCGGCACGGTGCTGGGCTGCTATCTTTCGGCGCGCCTGGCCGCCAACGTGGCTTGCGATATCCGCAATGCCGTGTACGACAAATCGCTCGAGCTCGCGGCCAGCGATTTTGAGCGCTTTGGCACTGGATCGATGATCACGCGCTCGCTCAACGACATCAACGTGATTCAGCAGGCGATTCTGCAGACGATTCAGCTGGTGCTGCCCGTGCCGTTTTTGGCTGTGGCGGGCATCATATTCGCCTGGTTTATCGATCCCGCCATGGGCACGCTTCTGGGCGTAGTCGTTGCGATTGTGCTGGTGGCGGCGGTCTTTACGGTTGCCAACGCGGCTCCGATCTTTATGCGCCTACAGGGCTTTATCGACCGCATGAACGTGGTGCTGCGCGAGAATATTGTGGGCGTGCGCGTCATCCGTGCGTTTAACAAGGAGCGCCACGAGGAACGGCGTCTGGACGAGGTGTTTAGCGAATACGCCGCCAACGCCATCAAAGTCAACCACCTGTTTGTGGGCCTCGACAGCTCAAGCTTCTTTTTGATGAACATCGCCGAGGTGGCGGTGCTGTGGGTGGGCGGCAACCGCGTAGGCGCCCACGCCATGCAGATTGCGAGTATCTCGGCGGTGCTGGAGTATGCAATTCTGATCCTGTTCTTTGTGATGATGGCCCAGATGGTGGTGCTGACGCTTCCGCGTGCTGCCGCGTGCCTGAACCGTGCGCAGCAGGTGTTGGAGATTGAGCCGAGCATCGTCGATGGCGAGCGCACGCTGGATGACGGGGCGCGCGAGCCCCAAGACGAAGCCGATGCGGTGGCCATGTTCGACCACATGTCGTTTCGCTTTGACGATGCCGACGAGGACACCCTGTGCGACCTGAGCTTTGCCTGTCGTCGCGGTCAGACGACCGCAATCGTCGGCTCGACGGGTTCGGGCAAGTCGACGGTGGCCAAGCTCTTGCTGCGCTTCCACGATGCCACCAAGGGCGCCATTCGCCTGGACGGTGTCGATCTGCGCGAGCTTTCGCAAGATGAGATCCGTGGACACATCGCCTATGTGCCGCAGAAGGCGTGGCTGTTCTCGGGCACCGTGGCAAGTAATCTGCGCTTTGGCAACGAGGACGCGACCGAGACCGACATGCTTCACGCGCTTGAGGTTGCCCAGAGCACCTTTGTACTCGATCAGCCGCAGGGGCTCGATACCCCGGTGGC includes:
- a CDS encoding ABC transporter ATP-binding protein, with product MTLLVLLVDNVGTLLVPTMLANMVNTGITTGDVDYILRNGLYMFIATSMASGGTVLGCYLSARLAANVACDIRNAVYDKSLELAASDFERFGTGSMITRSLNDINVIQQAILQTIQLVLPVPFLAVAGIIFAWFIDPAMGTLLGVVVAIVLVAAVFTVANAAPIFMRLQGFIDRMNVVLRENIVGVRVIRAFNKERHEERRLDEVFSEYAANAIKVNHLFVGLDSSSFFLMNIAEVAVLWVGGNRVGAHAMQIASISAVLEYAILILFFVMMAQMVVLTLPRAAACLNRAQQVLEIEPSIVDGERTLDDGAREPQDEADAVAMFDHMSFRFDDADEDTLCDLSFACRRGQTTAIVGSTGSGKSTVAKLLLRFHDATKGAIRLDGVDLRELSQDEIRGHIAYVPQKAWLFSGTVASNLRFGNEDATETDMLHALEVAQSTFVLDQPQGLDTPVAQGGTNFSGGQRQRLAIARALMKHADLYIFDDSFSALDFKTDAALRHALQDETRDAAVLIIAQRISTILHADQIVVLKDGEVVGLGTHGELMETCEVYRAIAESQMKGGE